Genomic segment of Neoarius graeffei isolate fNeoGra1 chromosome 7, fNeoGra1.pri, whole genome shotgun sequence:
AATTTTCCATGGATTTGTGGATTTGATGTCCAAACAGGTCGTTCTTGAAATGCAAATCCAGTGAGAgaattttctttttttggggAGTTGGCAAGACCTCTCGTACATCAGGCAAGCTCACCAGCTGTGACCAGAGATTCGTGTTTGTTTACGGAAACCACAGCGAACGATTTTGTAAGGAGCATATTGATTGGCTGTCTCTCTCACTTCCGCTTGAATCAGCCAGTCACAGTACGTATATAACGAAGTTGGAATTTCCCCAGCCATATTTGTGAAGACTGGGATGATGCTTATAGGTGAGTAAAATCCACTCTTTCTAAACTTATTTGACAACATGAAAAGCGTACGATCTTATTGTTTCTGTCGCCGAGTTATTTTTCGGATGTGATGTACAGCGTTCAAGATAGATGCTATCGTATCGCAAAATGCGACCCAATTTTGAAGAATTGCTAATCAATTTCCCCAGTGTATCACACAGAAATGCGATGCAAAAAGTTGGCCAACTGCGAGCTTCCCTGGCCGAGTTAAAAGTCCGCCTGGAGCCGTGGCTCACATTAGAATGCCTGGCGAAGAGCGGAGCTCGCATGGTGGCGAATAACATCCCGAGGCGCGGTCCTAGCAGGCCGTGCCTATGCTGGTTCATAGGGGATCGTGTAGAGGGAGGTGCAGGTGGAATTTGGCTTTGCTGGGACCtccggtggccgagttatgaatttttaaaggctggctgGATCAGTGAATCATATGGAAACTTAAGGTGCGGAGGTGAGCTCGCGCCAGGGCGAATAACATTCTGGTTCCTGAGGGCACGGAGAGAGGGAGGTGCATAAAATTATTCATGAAATTTCGACGTACACCAAAACCTTTTTTTAACATTACTCAGAACTTTTTATCACAAAATTAGTTTTAAAATGAGGGCTCAAATAGATGACATTCCTAGCTGGATATAAGTAATGTGTAATGACCAAAAATGGGTCTTAAAGCTTGCTGTAGTAGTTGTACCATTACATTTGCATATTAGCACAATGATATAAAGGCTCACTGCAATAAAACGTTGTAAACTTGTCATAAGACTCATGTCTTTATTTTCTGTCACTCGCACATTTATTACTTAATATAtattgaaacaaacaaaaaaaaatgctacacaaAATTTTGGACTTGCTACACAGAATCCGTGGTTAACATTTCGGATCATAGATGAAATAAAAAGTTTTCATAGCAGGAGTTGGTTTTCTCGGATTATAGAGATGAGCGATAGTAGGAGTTTTTCCCGAGCTCGTCCCCTGAACGAAGGTGTGCTACGTGCAAGTACTGTCCTTGCAAATTATTTAGTTGTTCATAGTttgatatgatttcaagtttgaatgcATCCCACTATGATGTCACTGATGGAGAAATATTCTCACATCCTAGGAGATTGCATGTACATCATGCCCTAATCTCATGACTTTATGATTAGGGCATGATATACATGTGATCTCTTAGGATGTGAGAATGTTTATTTGTGATGCTGGTGACCTATGTGAATATCAGTTTATTGACAAATAAACATTGTTGACATGAGAAATTGATATTAGTGGGAGTTTATTAGGGATGTGTATTCTGATGCTAAGTGATGACAGGGCTTAATGATGCTAAAAAGGACTCATTTGCAAGTAGTGGTTTGTATACATTGCACATTTAGACTGTATTACGTAGTTCTTCACTTAGTGTTAGGGTGTCCACGTGAGGCTTTACCTCTCCGTCCAAATTGAGTATTTTATATTTTAGAAATAGGGAACTGAGTGAGTCTGAAAGACAACTTGACCTGTCTGGCCAACACGATGGTTCTTGCAGACATGATCGTAAAGAGAGGGAATGCCTTGCATTAGGGAtctaccgatatgtttttttcagggccgataccgattattatggaattgggatgccgataaccgatatgtgcaaccgataaatgtaaacattataattcacatgaaattaaacatagcacacactgacacagaccttcatatccatgaaatgtatgtttaattgtaaaattgaacatgaaattttgtgcagggagatgccagcagcatttgtacaataaagtcaaacattagttagaataaaatgagaaataaaataataaaataaatatttaccaataaaaaaataaatcactccctactatattacagctcaccattttcagtggaaaataaatgaaaatacactggattcttttacactaagaactaagtaagacttaccaacttcaagtagtttttaaataacaaatcaagtgtagggagctgcctgcagcattttttaaaaagtaaaatcaaacataaagtaggctatcactccctattatgtaacaacttaagaagtaaccatctacattctaatgcttttaatgcccaagcctaatattcccaatttaggaggattatattgtagtgaaggaagcattacatgtagtttcagcgagacaagttggttgtaggctaattcaagtgcttccttccgtaagctaagtttgcctggctacacagatgcaaatggacaattttaacgagtagtagatgaagaatgtaaacatataatgatgttgtgcttttgcaacttgtgtgtttgtgacttattgcggcaaaagcagcgtgtccttaccttgaagtgggatctgcttctgcccgagtgcccatacggccgccttgaaacagttcacagcgtttagctacgcgtgttgattggctgtatcccttgtgccgcttctgcccgagtgcccgtacggccgtcttgaaacagttcacagcatttaggtacacgtgtcgattggctatatctcttgtgccaaacaaatcagatgttgtggtgggcgggaccgtgttcttgaactcagaggcgagtgcaggaaaggacgtgcagtgacagtcgcgttaggaacgaaatggctgcaaaaaggcatgttatcggcatatcggtggaaagtatggccgataccgataaccctaaaattgcagaatatcggcccgatatatcggccaggccgattatcggtcgacccctacctTGCATACATTTTGGGGACAATACTCTCCCCCTCTTGGTGCTGATGTAGTCTGGTATTGTTTATTCTAAGCAGACAGGATTCCACTTTGATTGAAACATATAACCAGATGGTATGCTCCTGGGTGCTAGGGAACTAAATTCCAGCTCAAATGTTCAGATAGATTGCACAGATTAAAGTTGATGAGGCACAAGAGGAATTTGATGCTGACGTAGTCTTATGTACATACTAAGTAGACAGGATTACTGACAGGATTTGGGGGTATGCAGTGAGATGAAATTCACCATGCTAGATGCCAGGAAAATGCATCTTTCAGCCCTTGAAAATACAACATTTTCTCAGCTTGAAATGGGGGTGTCTCCCCAGTGGCCTCTTTAGGCCCGGTAGTAACCTTTTCCTTTTTTGGTCAGCTGCTCTTCTCAGCTCTGTTgtatagccatgtttatgactctgctttccgtttcgtttttgtaaatatcacacctgctaataaacacttttcCTGCATTTAGATCTGCCTACcgccacatacctgacagaatacttcacaaaccCTGTgttcgaaatcgctccctactcactatataggacactatatagtgaggacgccattttgtagtgctatccgaaaccttagtgaggattatttacaccctatatagtgcgctcaaagtatcccacaatgcatcatgaacagtagtgtacaaccgatggtcactaaccaaatccatatatcccatcatgcattgcggtcgcgctgaaagaaatcaaattaaaagtctcaaatttgatttaataaaaggcagcggcaaagaagaaagtattcagccttgatttagaagaactgaaagatgcaggtactttgtattgattaatgtgggaaatacgctcagtataatatgtatttatcacaaaaatacatgcatgcatttattattttgaaaacccaccagctgactgatctggcacgttttgattgtgcgacagtaatgaataCCAGCAcgatggagtagtgtccgaaagcggtttttcattttaccaatgagctcactatatagtcctcacacacacacacatcacattatctctagccgctttatccttctacagggtcgcaggcaagctggagcctatcccagctgactatgggcgaaaggcggggtacaccctggacaagtcgccaggtcatcacagggctgacacatagacacagacaaccattcacactcacattcacacctacggtcaatttagagtcaccagttaacctaacctgcatgtctttggactgtgggggaaaccggagcacccggaggaaacccacgcggacacggggagaacatgcaaactccgcacagaagggccctcgccggccccggggctcgaacccaggaccttcttgctgtgaggcgacagcgctaaccactacaccaccgtgccgcccactatatagtcctctatatagtaattccctatgtaagaagtagggagtagtgaacgagtgagcgatttcggacacagcgaaagtctctgtgaaaacagtgtacttacactaccgttcaaaagtttggggtcacccagacaattttgtgttttccatgaaaagtcacacttttatttaccaccataagttgtaaaatgaatagaaaatatagtcaagacatttttctggccattttgagcatttaatcgaccccacaaatgtgatgctccagaaactcaatctgctcaaaggaaggtcagttttatagcttctctaaagagctaaactgttttcagctgtgctaacatgattgtacaagggttttctaatcatccattagccttctgaggcaacgagcaaacacattgtaccattagaacaccggagtgagagttgctggaaatgggcctctatacacctatggagatattgcaccaaaaaccagacatttagtagaatttagctagaatagtcatttaccacattagcaatgtatagagtggatttctgattagtttaaagtgatcttcattgaaaagaacagtgcttttctttcaaaaataaggacatttcaaagtgaccccaaacttttgaacggtagtgtatatgcacatgttgattgtgctcaaatcagcatcaggtgtttcccatcacgactgggtcccaagcatgcgCACAACACGCtccaaaggatccctgaatgcaaatgcactttttaagtctcagtAAAGGTTAGGTGATGCCAAGCCGCTATGTTGCTCACGTTCATgtcactggataagaatgagcaccttcctGTAGttgtgagctttttttttttgaattcttacctttgtggaaatgaagtgagcatatcatagggtttttgacctctccgtttgacatccaaaaacgcagcaaaacctgatcaataacaactaactcggctgaatgaagcactacaagcgtgccccctgtcatggcagcgtagttactgttgctatggggtcacgtgatggtgcaaagtCTCTATAGGAGCAGTTTTTCAGTTTGTAGTTACTGGCTGCTTTACAGTAACTTTCAGTTCCTCTGCTCCCTCACTCAAGGAACAGGCACCACCATAAGACCGTCACTGGCCAGATGTTATTTTACTCCAGCAGTGAATTTGACGATAGAGTGCATGGTTTTGTGTGCTTGTTCTCTTACTTGCCCCTTCACTAGACTTGCCAAGCTTGTGGTTACAGCATAGAGGTAAAGAGTTAGATGTGACCGCTTAGCTTTTTCCAGTGCACAATATGTGTGAAGAGTTCCCTGGGTCCTTCAGATCACATGAACAATGTTTTTTGGTTGGTGTACCCTTTTCTCAACCCAGCAGTCACATTGAGGTGATTAAAACTGGTCTAATTGTCTAAAAATACAGCAGTAATTAATTGCATATAACTACAAAGTGCTTTTTTGTTCAGTTTTCCTGATGAAATGACCACATCTGCGTGGATGCAGGGTTTGATGTACCTAAAAAACTGGCAGaaagtaaaaagaaaaattacttttgcgatttttattttttccttagcCTCAGGAAATGGACTGTGATGAATATGCCCCAGGATACTTCTTACTGAAGCAAGAGGGTGCTGAGCCTATATTGGTTCGTAAAGAACCCTTTAAAAACACGATGGAAAAAGGTGGGCTAGTTCCTGTAAAACTGGACAGTGTTGCACAAGACCTTTCCTATGTCATTACCACTTCTGCTTCTGTCTTTCCCATTTCTTCCACCTAACACTGCTTTGCATTTATTTTTCTGCATGTCCACAGTTTTGATCCCCTCAGCAATGCAAACAGTGAGCAGAAGCTCAGGAACCCAAAAAGAAATATCGACCACTAACGCGTCATCACCTGAGACCACTGTTTCCTGTAATTATAGAGTGGCCTCATCAAGTAGCAGTGTTACCCAGACTGAAAGTATGTCTAGAGTTATTGGATGTTCATCTTTGCAGCATGATACAGAAAGACAAAAAAAGTCTTCATCAGCTAAAAAGTCAGACTTGTCAGGCCTGTCTGGTAATCCAACCCAGCCACTTCCTCCAGTTAGTGTATCTACCCCAGCAGTCCTGTCTAACAGACTAGGTCACATGTCAACCCATAGAGCCCAGCAAGCAGCACCATCTGTCCAAATGGACGAGTCCATTCAGGCAACCATTCAACTTAGTGTACCTCCATCCCCGCAGATTGTTCAAAATATCCAACATTCAGCTACAGTGGCACCGTTTGGCCCTAAACTGGTTACGCCCCCTCTCCCTCAAAACCAGAACCCAGTTACAGAATCTTGCCCTTCTGATCAGGTATTACAAACCCTGGTTACACTCACAGACAAAAGATTCTCAGTCAGCAAATCGGTGACATTGTTAACTGAGTCTTCCAGTCAAACCTCAAAGCCTTCAGTCTCTCACCCTCAAACTGTGATAACTCCAGCCCAGAACATGACACAGTTAGGCCATTTTCCAAGTCCTCGGCTCCAGGCTCCTTTTCCTCCAGACCAGCATACTATAGCACAAGGACAGATTCCTACTTCAGTATCTCAGATTCCACCTTCACCAAACCAGGTCCCAATTACACCCACCCAAGTCCCTGTTCAACCCATCCACCTTTCAATTCCAGCAACCCATGTACCATCTCAAGTACTTGTTCAATCAAATGACATACTTCCACCAAACTCGCAAAGTTTAAATCTACAAGGCCATCTTCCTTCTGTGTCCCATCATGATCTGACCCCATCAACCCAGCCATTTTATCCTTTGACTCATGCATCATTTGCACCACCTTTCATCCCACTTCAGTCAATGAAGCCTTCTGTTCCTCCAAGTTCGATTTCCCAGACCAATGTTCCCTCTCCACTCGAGCATTCCACATCCCACTATGACATTCTGTCTGATCCACTTTGTTCATCTTCAGACCAGTTTTTCCAGACACCTGATAACACATCAGATTTGCTTCAGCCCTTGCCTCCCATGTCTTTCCACTCACCTGTTGTATTAAACCAGCAAGAAACCACATCTATGATCCATTCCCAATCATCTGGGCAACCTTTGCAGCTTGCACCTCTTCTTACTTTGAAGGAACAGCAAGCGGCAGCCTCCAATCATGGAAATGTATCCAAGAGAGGACCTACAATGCCTGTGGAGATTCCAATGTCTACAGTTAATAACTTTGAGGAACATATGCAGAGATATCCCCCTCTTGCTACTCATGAATCCACAAATTGTGAAAGTGAATCCATCACGGTGGAAATGCAGAATGAAGGCCACACAGAGAACAGTGAATGTAGTAGGCCTGCAGTTATACCTGGACCAATACAGCATTATACGGTTCTTTCCAAGCCCGGGCCAAACTTTATAGTACCAGATTCTACAAAAGAACAACAGACGTTCAGGATGAACATGGTCAAGGATTTACAAATGGACAATGACATGAATAAGCAGAAAGAGGGATGTGATACAACCTGCCAAATGTGGGAACCATCTGATTTGTCTAATGTATTAACCCAGTCAGCGTTAAGCGCTCCTGCACAAACCATATTACAAAAACCTGCACGAAAAGTGCTGGAAAAGAAGACAGAGTGCTCTGAATGTGGCAGGATTCTCAGCAATGCGTCTTCGCTGGAGAATCACATGAGGCTTCATAGAGGTGAGAGGCCATATAACTGCTCCCAATGTGGTAAGGCCTTCCCTAGTGTGCGAGGCCTCAACCGCCATGTCAAAGTCCATGCAGAGGAGAAAGGCTATAAGTGTGAGGAGTGCGGCAGGAGTTTCGTTTACCAGTTTACCCTGACCAAACACAAACTCATCCACTCTGGAGATAGGCCCTTCCCCTGTAAGGTTTGTGGCAAGAAGTT
This window contains:
- the LOC132889645 gene encoding zinc finger protein ZFAT isoform X1; protein product: MMDECVGFEAQFTSVMQNVLRTTVGEATKLFEQTLQRLKAELLHLRQENVDLKSGIFPPHSKPKEGGDGCPRAHHAKRDVGVQCEKPTMVERCCSPAPIGDRLNLRHVTSERLEDLCSSSSEDGNRQLALLLIKKEPQEMDCDEYAPGYFLLKQEGAEPILVRKEPFKNTMEKVLIPSAMQTVSRSSGTQKEISTTNASSPETTVSCNYRVASSSSSVTQTESMSRVIGCSSLQHDTERQKKSSSAKKSDLSGLSGNPTQPLPPVSVSTPAVLSNRLGHMSTHRAQQAAPSVQMDESIQATIQLSVPPSPQIVQNIQHSATVAPFGPKLVTPPLPQNQNPVTESCPSDQVLQTLVTLTDKRFSVSKSVTLLTESSSQTSKPSVSHPQTVITPAQNMTQLGHFPSPRLQAPFPPDQHTIAQGQIPTSVSQIPPSPNQVPITPTQVPVQPIHLSIPATHVPSQVLVQSNDILPPNSQSLNLQGHLPSVSHHDLTPSTQPFYPLTHASFAPPFIPLQSMKPSVPPSSISQTNVPSPLEHSTSHYDILSDPLCSSSDQFFQTPDNTSDLLQPLPPMSFHSPVVLNQQETTSMIHSQSSGQPLQLAPLLTLKEQQAAASNHGNVSKRGPTMPVEIPMSTVNNFEEHMQRYPPLATHESTNCESESITVEMQNEGHTENSECSRPAVIPGPIQHYTVLSKPGPNFIVPDSTKEQQTFRMNMVKDLQMDNDMNKQKEGCDTTCQMWEPSDLSNVLTQSALSAPAQTILQKPARKVLEKKTECSECGRILSNASSLENHMRLHRGERPYNCSQCGKAFPSVRGLNRHVKVHAEEKGYKCEECGRSFVYQFTLTKHKLIHSGDRPFPCKVCGKKFLAKADRATHMRMHTGEKPFFCNQCGKTFKHRVALNMHMQGHRGEKRYVCPHCEKGFVDLGNFKRHKRIHTGEKPFECKECGKRFTQSAHLKKHINTQHVVVKPK